In Actinomadura luteofluorescens, the sequence AGACCTGCCCGATCGCCGGGACGATCAGGCGCGGCGCCGACCCGCTGGAGGACGCCGAGCAGATCCGCACCATCCTGTCCTCGGCGAAGGACGAGTCCGAGCTGACCATGTGCACCGACGTGGACCGCAACGACAAGTCCCGGATCTGCGTGCCCGGCAGCGTGCGCGTCCTCGGCCGCCGGCAGATCGAGATCTACTCCCGGCTCATCCACACCGTCGACCACATCGAGGGGCGGCTGCGCCCGGGCTTCGACGCGCTCGACGCGTTCCTCACCCACATGTGGGCGGTCACCGTCACGGGCGCGCCCAAGGCGTGGGCGATGCAGTTCATCGAGGACCACGAGGACTCGCCCCGCCGCTGGTACGGCGGCGCGGTCGGCTGCGTCGGCTTCGACGGCTCGATGAACACCGGCCTGACGCTGCGGACCGCGCAGATCCGCGACGGCGTGGCGACCGTCCGCGCCGGCGCGACGCTGCTCTACGACTCCGACCCCGACGAGGAGGAGCGCGAGACGCACCTAAAGGCCAGCGCCCTGCTGAGCGCGCTCGCCGCCGCGCGCAAGGGCACCGGGGCCGCGCCGCAGGAGGCGCCGCTCCCCGCGCAGCCGGGCGAGGGCGTCAGGGTGCTGCTCGTCGACCACGAGGACTCGTTCGTCAACACCCTGTCCGACTACTTCCGGCAGCACGGCGCCTCCGTGGCGACCCTGCGGCACGGGTTCCCGATCCGGATGCTCGACGAGCACGCCCCCGACCTGGTCGTGCTGTCGCCCGGCCCCGGACGCCCGGAGGACTTCGGCACCCGCGCGCTCCTGGACGAGCTGGACGCCCGGAAGCTGCCGGTGTTCGGCGTCTGCCTCGGGCTGCAGGCGATGGTCGAGCACGCCGGCGGCGAGCTGTCGCTGCTGCCCGAGCCGTCCCACGGCAAGCCCGGCCAGGTGAAGGTCACGGGGGGCGACCTGTTCGAGGGCGTGCCGGAGGAGTTCACCGCCGCCCGCTACCACTCGCTGCACGCCACGCCCGACCGGGTGAAGGGGTTCCAGATCACGGCGCTGACCGGGGACGTCGTGATGGCGATCGAGGACCCGGTGCGGCGGCGCTGGGCCGTGCAGTTCCATCCCGAGTCGATCCTCACCGCGGCCGGGGGCGCCGGTCACCGCATCGTCGCCAACGTCCTGCGCCTGTGCCGCGCCGGCGGCTGACGGTCCCCTGGGCGGAGGGCCCCGTAGTTCCGAAGCACTAGGGACGGGGGCCCGGAAATGGGCCTGAGGTTCCTGTCGCGGCCCCCGTCGCGGCGGAAGACTTGTTCCCGGTCACAGCGCGCCGCCGGTCCGGGGTGCGGGTGATCGCCGTTATCCCGCGGAGGGGGGAGGGCCGCCCTCCCCCCTCCGTAACAAAACGGATAATTCGGTCATCCGTAACGTGCTTGTGGTTTCTTGGGTCTCTCTGGGGGGACGCCGGGGGCCATGATGACAATCCTGTGGCTCATCGCGGTCATCCTGGTGATCGCCGGCATCTACGTGATCCTCGCGCGGCGCGACCTTCTCTGGGGCATCGTCCTCATCGTCGTCGGACTTCTCGTCGGCCCCGGCGGGGTGAGCATCTTCACCTGACCGGAACATGGCCGGCCGGGGTGAAAACCTGACGAGACCTGTCAGGTTTCGGTGCCAGCATCGTCCCCATGAGCCGTCCACTGACAGGAAAGATCGCACTGGTCGCGGGCGCCACGCGCGGAGCGGGTCGGGGAATCGCCGTCCAGCTCGGCGCCGCGGGCGCGACCGTCTACGTGACGGGACGGTCCACCCGGACCCAACGGTCGGAGATGGACCGTCCCGAGACCATCGAGGAGACCGCCGAGCTGGTCACGGCCGCGGGCGGCGAGGGCATCGCCGTCCAGGTCGACCACCTCGACCCGGCACGGGTCGCCGCCCTCGTGCGCCGCATCGACGGCGAGCGCGGGCGGCTGGACGTCCTCGTCAACGACGTCTGGGGCGCGGACCGCCTCTTCGAGTTCGGCAAACCGCTGTGGGAGCAGTCCCTGGACGACGGCCTGCGCATGCTCAGGCTGGCCCTCGACACCCACGCCATCACCAGCCACTGCGCCCTGCCCCTGCTGATCCGCCAGCCCGGCGGCCTGGTCGTGGAGATCACGGACGGGACGGCCGAGTACAACGCGGCCTACCGCAAGGAATGCGGCTACTTCTACGACCTCGCCAAGACCGCCGTCATCCGGATGGCCCTCGCGCAGTCGGAGGAGATCGCGCCCCACGGCGCGACCGCCCTCTCGCTGACGCCCGGATGGCTGCGCTCGGAGGCGATGCTCGACAACTTCGGCGTCACCGAGGAGACCTGGCGCGACGCGACCAAGGCGACGCCGCACTTCGCGATCTCCGAGTCGCCGGCGTTCGTGGGACGCGCCGTCGCTGCCCTGGCCGCCGACCCGGAGCGGGCGCGCTGGAACGGGGCGTCGCTGTCCAGCGGCGGGCTCGCCCAGGTCTACGGGTTCACCGACACCGACGGCAGCCGCCCCGACGCCTGGCGCTACATCGTCGAGGTGGAGCAGGCGGGCCGCCCCGCCGACGTCACCGGGTACCGCTAGCCGGCGGGCCGGTCCGCCGCCCGGTACAGCTCCGCGAGCCGGGCGGCGTCCCGCGCCATCCGCTCCCGCAGCTCCGGCGGGGCGAGGACCTCGATCTCCGGTCCGAGCCGCCTCAGCTCGGACGCCGCGACGAGCGCCGACTCCACGGGCAGCACGGTCACCATCCACCCCCGCTCGTCGGGCTCGCCCGCGGCGGCGGCCGCCTGCCGGGCCGCGTACGGCTCGACGGCGTACCGCAGGATCCGCATGCCGGCGGGGGACAGGCGCACCGTGGCCTCCTCGCGCAGCACCGACCGCACGAAGGCGGCGGCCTGACCGCGCCAGTGCCCGGCGAGGTCGAACTCCTCGTCGCGCCGGAAGAACTCCCCGGTGGGGCGGACGGCGGCGACGCGGTCCACCCGGTAGGTGCGGTGCCCTCCGCCGGCCCGCGCGACCAGGTACCAGGTGCCGTTCTTGAGGACGAGCCCGTACGGCTCCGCCGTCCGGGTGACCTCGGTGTCCTTGCGGCGGTAGCGCAGTTCCACGGTCTCGTCGTCCCACACGGCGCGGGCGAGGTCGCGCAGCAGCGGCGGCGGCCCGCTCTCGCCGAACCAGCCGGGCGCGTCGAGGTGGAAGCGCTGGTTCGCGCGGGCGGGCGCGTCCCGCAGTGCCCTCGGCAGCGCGGCGAGGACCTTCAGCTCGGCGGCGGCCAGCGCGTCGGCGCGTCCCATGTCGCCGGCGGGGCCGGGCAGCCCGGACAGGAACAGCGCCTCGGCCTCCTCGCGGGTGAGCCCGGTGAGCCGCGTCCGGTAGCCGCCGACCAGCCGGTACCCGCCGCCGCGCCCCTGGTCGGCGTAGACCGGGACCCCGGCCGCCGACAGCGCCTCCATGTCCCGGTAGACGGTGCGCTCGGACACCTCCAGCTCGCGCGCCAGCTCGGCGGCGGTCATCGTCTCCCGCGACTGCAGCAGGAGCACGGCGGAGATCAGTCGGGCGGCGCGCACGGGGACCATCCTGCCGAACGGGAGGGTTCTTGACAATTTCGTGGGAGGTTCGCCGCATTCGCCTGTCCCGGCGGGCCGGGGGGCTGTTAATTTCGCGGCGTGCCTACCGACGACACCACCCTCGCGGCGTTCATCGACGCCCTCCCGAAGGTCGAGCTCCACGTCCACCTCGTGGGCTCCGCCTCCGTCCCGACCGTCCTCGAACTCGCCCGCCGCCACCCGGACGGGCCCGTCCCCGTCGGCGAGCGCGAGCTGCGCGCCTTCTACGAGTTCCGCGACTTCCCGCACTTCGCCGAGGTCTACGAGTCGGTGTCGAGCCTCGTCCGGACCCCGGAGGACGTCGGCACGCTCGTCTCCGGCGTCGCCCGCGACCTCGCCGCGCAGAACGTCCGGTACGTCGAGCTGACCGTCACGCCCTTCACCCACCAGCGGGCCGGGATGCCGATGCCCGCGGTGACCGAGGCGCTCGACCTCGCCGCCCGCGAGGCCCGCGACCGGCTCGGCATCCGCGTCTCCTACATCTTCGACATTCCCGGCGAGTTCGGCGCCGAGGGCGCCCGCGGCACCCTCGACCACGCGCTGCACCACCCGCCGGAGACGCTCGTCGGGTTCGGGATCGGCGGCATCGAGCAGTGCCGCCCGCCGTTCCGGGACGCGTTCCGCGACGCCTTCGCCGCCGCCCGCGCCGCCGGCCTGCGCAGCGTCCCGCACGCCGGGGAGATGACCGGCCCGGAGACGATCTGGGAGGCCATCGAGGGGCTCGGCGCCGAGCGCATCGGCCACGGCACCAACTGCCTGGACGACCCGCGCCTCGTCGCCCACCTGCGCGAGACGCAGCTGCCGCTGGAGGTCTGCCCGACCTCCAACGTCTGCACCGGCCAGGTCGCCGACCTCGCCGCCCACCCCCTGCCGCGGATGCTGGAGGAGGGGCTGTTCGTCACCCTGAACAGCGACGACCCGCCGATGTTCAGCACCACCCTCACCGGCGAGTACCGCGTCGCGGCCGAGGCGTTCGGCCTGGGCCGCGCCGAGCTGGCCTCCCTGGCCCGCAACGCGGTGACGGCCTCGGCGCTGGACGAGGAGGGACGCAAGGCGATCATCGCCGACATCGACGCGCTGGGCTGAGCCGGACGGTCAGCCCCAGGCCATGCGCCGCCAGGGGCTGCCCGGGTCCTCGGCGAGGACGCGGTGGCCGGTGAGGGAGCGTTCGTACCATTCGCCGAACTCGCCCTCGTCGAACCGCAGCATCCGGCCGAGGACGTACCCGGCGGAGAACTCCTGCCACGACCCGTACACCTGGTGGGCGCGGTGCCCCGCAGTGAGGACGCGCTTCTCGGCCTCCTCCTCGTCGCAGTACCCGGCGTTCAGGCCCCACCGGGCCATGTTCACCGCGCGACCGAAGTCGTAGCCGAAGACGCTCTCCACGCGGCCGTCGGGCGGGAGCAGGCCGTCCGCCCGGAAGCGCGCCTCGTAGCGCAGGACCGCCTCGGACAGCTCCACGACCTCCCGGACGGTCTGCTCCGAGATGTCGCGCTCGCCGCACCAGGCGACGATCGCCTCCTGCCAGGCCCGCTTGCCGGTGCCCTTGCCGCGCCGGTCGAGCACCATCTGGATCGCCGGGTCGCTGTTGCGGGCGTCGAGCAGCGCGTCCATCTGCTCGCGCCAGCCCTCGGAGTCGGTGACGCCCCAGTCGCGCTCCAGCAGCACCCGGTCGTCGCGGGCGCCGTCCCGGTCGGCGAGCCTGTTCCAGGCGACGCCGTTCCCGACGGCCAGATGGGCGCCGACGGCGAGGGCCGCGGCGAGCCGCCCCCACGCGGCGCCGCCGGGGTCGGTGACGAGGATGTCGTGGTCGCGGTCGGGGCGCCGCTCGGCGTCCGCGAGCAGCTCGGCGACCCGCCGGTGCGCCTCGCCGCCGGGCGGTATCTGCGCCAGCAGTTCGCGCAGCGGCAGCAGCGCGCCGCGCGGGCCCGCGTCCTCCAGGATCAGCCGCGCGGCGTGCACGCCCGCGGCGCCGGCGCGCTTGGGGTCCTGCAGCGATCCGAACCCCGACATCGCCGCCCAGGCGCGCCGCGCGGCCTCGCCGGTCCGCCCCGCGGCGGCCAGGACGTGGGCCGCCTGCGCGTCCAGCCCCGCCCGGACCCCGGCCGGCATCGACGCGGCCCCCCGGTCGAGGACGTCCAGGACGCGCTGGGCCTCGCCGGTCCTGCCCGCGGCGGCGAGCGCCCGCGCGTACCGCGCCCGGGCCCCCGCGGCGGCGGCCGGCTCGCCGCGCGCCTCCATGGCCTCGGCGGCGTCCGCGTAGGCGGCCGCGGCCTCCGCGTTCCGCCCCTGCCGCTCGTACTTCCTGGCGCGGTCGAGCACGGCGCCGGCATCGGCCTGAAACGTCATCGATCCCTCCAGGCCACACCGTACCGCCCGCGAAGATCTTGGTGACCGCCCTCCCGGAAAGCCGTCAGGATGGAGCGGTGAGCACCTTCATCGACAAGATCGCCTGGATCCACCTGGACGGCGGCAGGATCCTCAGCACCCGATCGCGGGGCAAGGACGTCTACTACCTCCCCGGCGGCAAGCGCGAACCCGGCGAGAGCGACCTCGACACCCTGGTCAGGGAGATCCAGGAGGAGCTCGCCGTCACGATCGCCCCCGCCACCGCCGCGCGCCTGGGCACCTTCCGAGCCCAGGCCCACGGCCACTCCGAAGGCGTCACCGTCCAGATGACCTGCTACACCGCCGACCATCAGGGCGAGCCGACCCCGAGCAGCGAGATCGAGGAGGTCACCTGGCTGACCTACGCCGACCGCGCCCGCGTGTCCCCGGTCGACCAGATCATCTTCGACCACCTCCACACCACCGGCCACCTCCACTGACCACCTGGTCGCCCGGCACGTCCTCACAGCCGGTCAGACGGACCCGGCCCGGATTCTCCGCGTGCCCAGCGTTCGGCGCGCGCGAGAGCCTGGCTGATCCAGGGCATCTTGTCGCGACCGTAGTCGTCGACGTCATGTCCCGGTCGCCCGGCCAGCGCCCGCTTCAACGACGCGTACTCGTCCCGGTGGCGCCGGTCGGCGCGGAGCCAGTCCCGGAGCAGCAGCATCTCCCGCCAGATCGGGGACGCGAGAGGATGAAAGTGGACGTTTGTCGGGCGTCGCGGATCGGCGTCCACCGCGACCTGCTCGTCGTGACGG encodes:
- a CDS encoding anthranilate synthase component I gives rise to the protein MTRTAVPVDSERKSDVLNVLVAAVGERRGGVLSSGMEYPGRYSRWHMAYVDPCLEIVARGRTVAVRPLNGRGRIVLPALAGALRGVGEVRTDEPGLFELFVPAAEGFFTEEERSRQPTVFTALRAIVDLFRCDDPHLGLYGAFGYDLSLQFEPLRTRLERPDDQRDLVLHLADEMVVVDRKRETSHRISYEFEVDGSGTAGLPRDTGATPVRRRAGVPAQPVPGVYAQMVRNAKEKFVRGDLFEVTPGHAMYGRCDAPAAFFERLRESNPAPYEFLFNLGDGEFLVGASPEMFVRVSGDRVETCPIAGTIRRGADPLEDAEQIRTILSSAKDESELTMCTDVDRNDKSRICVPGSVRVLGRRQIEIYSRLIHTVDHIEGRLRPGFDALDAFLTHMWAVTVTGAPKAWAMQFIEDHEDSPRRWYGGAVGCVGFDGSMNTGLTLRTAQIRDGVATVRAGATLLYDSDPDEEERETHLKASALLSALAAARKGTGAAPQEAPLPAQPGEGVRVLLVDHEDSFVNTLSDYFRQHGASVATLRHGFPIRMLDEHAPDLVVLSPGPGRPEDFGTRALLDELDARKLPVFGVCLGLQAMVEHAGGELSLLPEPSHGKPGQVKVTGGDLFEGVPEEFTAARYHSLHATPDRVKGFQITALTGDVVMAIEDPVRRRWAVQFHPESILTAAGGAGHRIVANVLRLCRAGG
- a CDS encoding GPGG-motif small membrane protein, giving the protein MMTILWLIAVILVIAGIYVILARRDLLWGIVLIVVGLLVGPGGVSIFT
- a CDS encoding SDR family oxidoreductase, giving the protein MSRPLTGKIALVAGATRGAGRGIAVQLGAAGATVYVTGRSTRTQRSEMDRPETIEETAELVTAAGGEGIAVQVDHLDPARVAALVRRIDGERGRLDVLVNDVWGADRLFEFGKPLWEQSLDDGLRMLRLALDTHAITSHCALPLLIRQPGGLVVEITDGTAEYNAAYRKECGYFYDLAKTAVIRMALAQSEEIAPHGATALSLTPGWLRSEAMLDNFGVTEETWRDATKATPHFAISESPAFVGRAVAALAADPERARWNGASLSSGGLAQVYGFTDTDGSRPDAWRYIVEVEQAGRPADVTGYR
- a CDS encoding helix-turn-helix transcriptional regulator; this encodes MRAARLISAVLLLQSRETMTAAELARELEVSERTVYRDMEALSAAGVPVYADQGRGGGYRLVGGYRTRLTGLTREEAEALFLSGLPGPAGDMGRADALAAAELKVLAALPRALRDAPARANQRFHLDAPGWFGESGPPPLLRDLARAVWDDETVELRYRRKDTEVTRTAEPYGLVLKNGTWYLVARAGGGHRTYRVDRVAAVRPTGEFFRRDEEFDLAGHWRGQAAAFVRSVLREEATVRLSPAGMRILRYAVEPYAARQAAAAAGEPDERGWMVTVLPVESALVAASELRRLGPEIEVLAPPELRERMARDAARLAELYRAADRPAG
- the add gene encoding adenosine deaminase, whose translation is MPTDDTTLAAFIDALPKVELHVHLVGSASVPTVLELARRHPDGPVPVGERELRAFYEFRDFPHFAEVYESVSSLVRTPEDVGTLVSGVARDLAAQNVRYVELTVTPFTHQRAGMPMPAVTEALDLAAREARDRLGIRVSYIFDIPGEFGAEGARGTLDHALHHPPETLVGFGIGGIEQCRPPFRDAFRDAFAAARAAGLRSVPHAGEMTGPETIWEAIEGLGAERIGHGTNCLDDPRLVAHLRETQLPLEVCPTSNVCTGQVADLAAHPLPRMLEEGLFVTLNSDDPPMFSTTLTGEYRVAAEAFGLGRAELASLARNAVTASALDEEGRKAIIADIDALG
- a CDS encoding DUF1266 domain-containing protein, yielding MTFQADAGAVLDRARKYERQGRNAEAAAAYADAAEAMEARGEPAAAAGARARYARALAAAGRTGEAQRVLDVLDRGAASMPAGVRAGLDAQAAHVLAAAGRTGEAARRAWAAMSGFGSLQDPKRAGAAGVHAARLILEDAGPRGALLPLRELLAQIPPGGEAHRRVAELLADAERRPDRDHDILVTDPGGAAWGRLAAALAVGAHLAVGNGVAWNRLADRDGARDDRVLLERDWGVTDSEGWREQMDALLDARNSDPAIQMVLDRRGKGTGKRAWQEAIVAWCGERDISEQTVREVVELSEAVLRYEARFRADGLLPPDGRVESVFGYDFGRAVNMARWGLNAGYCDEEEAEKRVLTAGHRAHQVYGSWQEFSAGYVLGRMLRFDEGEFGEWYERSLTGHRVLAEDPGSPWRRMAWG
- a CDS encoding NUDIX hydrolase, which codes for MSTFIDKIAWIHLDGGRILSTRSRGKDVYYLPGGKREPGESDLDTLVREIQEELAVTIAPATAARLGTFRAQAHGHSEGVTVQMTCYTADHQGEPTPSSEIEEVTWLTYADRARVSPVDQIIFDHLHTTGHLH